In Hyalangium gracile, the genomic stretch TCGGCCACGCGGGCATCACCCCCGAGTACGTGAAGGAGATGAACGCCCGCTTCGGCCAGAAGCTGTCCGCCGACGACCTGACGTCGATGAAGCACCTGGGCATCACCATCGCCTGGCTGGATGCAATGAAGGCCCAGGGCTTCACGAAGGCCACTCCGGACGATCTGGTCTCCGCCAAGGCGGTGGGCGTGGACGAGAAGTACCTGAGCGAGCTCAAGGCCGCCGGCTACTCGGGCCTGAGCCTGGAGGACGTCACCGAGATGCGCGCCGTGGGCGTGAAGCCGGAGACCATCGCCGAGCTGTCCAAGGCTGGCTTCACGAAGCTGGACGCGGACACGCTGGTGGAGCTGCGCGCCGTGGGCGTGGACGCGGACTTCATCCGGCAGATGCGCGAGGCTGGCCTGGAGACGCTCGACGTGGAGCAGCTGATCCGCCTGCGCACCAGCGGCATCGACGCGGACTTCATCCGCCGCATGAAGCAGCCGAAGAAGTAGTCCCTCCTCGCCCTTCCCACCCACAGCGAGCCCACGGCCGCGCTCCTCTCGAGCGCGCGCCCAAGGGCCGCGCCTTGCCCGAAGGAGCCCGAAGCCATGAATCCGAAGCCGCCTCTCTCCCTGCTCGTCGCGCTGCTCCTGGTGGCCGCGCCCGTGCTCGCCGCTCCCACGCACACCGGCACGTGGTCGGCCAGCGTGAAGGACTCCCAGCTCCAGCTCTCCTTGCGGGCCAAGGACAAGCCCGGCAGCCAGATGGGCTTCCCGGTGCCGCTCACCGCCTTCCAGGGGCTGTCCACCGCCAACGGCGGCACCGCCCCCTTCCAGCTCATCCGAGAGGCGGGCACCTTCCAGTTCGAGGGCAGCTTCTCCGACGGCGAGGGCGCGGGCCACTACCGCTTCGAGCCCAACGAGGCCTACGCCCGCTCCATGGCCTCCCTGGGCTACCCGAAGCTCACCCCGGACGAGCACTACCAGCTGGCCCTCTTCGACGTCACCCCCTCGCGGGTGAAGGAGCTGGCGGCGCTCGGCTACAAGGACATCCCCCTCTCACAGCTGGTCGAGGTGGGCATCTTCCAGGTGACGCCCGAGTACATCCGCACGCTCGCTTCGCTCGGCTACTCGAAGCTGTCGCTCGAGCAGCTCATCCAGAGCCGCATCCACGGCGTGACGCCGGAGCGCATCCGCGCGCTGGCCGCCGAGGGCTACAAGAACCTGGACATGGACTCGCTCATGGCCATGAGCATCCACGGCGTGTCGCCGGAGTTCATCCGCGAGATGCGCGGCATGGGTTACCCGAATGTGACACCGGAGGACCTCGTCAAGCTGCGCATCCACGGCATCGACCCGGAGTTCATGCGCTCCATGTCCGGCGGCAAGGCGGGAGGTGACACGCGCAAGAAACCGTGAAATGGATTCCGCGCTCGCGTGTTCAGCGGGCCGCACCGGGAGAACCCCGCGCTGCGTCGCAGGGGAGCACGTCGTGAGAACAGGGGGGGCTGAGATGCTGCGTCGGGGGCTGGGGCTGGGGCTGCTGCTGTGCGCCATGACGGCGGAGGCAGCCGTGGAAGGCCCCGGCCGCAACCAGTTCATCCAGGCAGCGCCCGCCCACGGAAAAGTCCACATCGACGGCAAGCTGAACGAGGAGGCCTGGTTCCAGGCTCCCGTCTTCGACGCCTTCGTGCAGCGCTTCCCCACCGCCGGAGCCATCCCCAGCGAGCGCACCGAGCTGCGCGTCCTCTACGACTCGGACTTCGTCTACTTCGGCATCGTCTCTCGGGACTCGAAGCCGGAGCTCATCGACCGGCGCCTGGGCCGCCGGGACACCTCGCTCACCACGGACATGGTGCAGCTCATCATCGACTCCACGCACGACCACCGCACCGCGTACTCCTTCTCCCTGAGCGCGGGCGGCGTGCACGGCGATGGGCTCTTCTACGACGACCGCAACTACACCGTGGACTGGGACGGGGTGTGGGACGGCGCCACGAGCAGCCTGCCGGACGGGTGGGTGGCGGAGTTCGCCATCCCCCTGTCCGTGCTGCGCTTCCCCGCGTCGGAGGTGCAGACGTGGGGCTTCTCCGTGCGCCGGCAGATCGCCCGGCTCAACGAGGAGATTGAATCCGTGGACAACCCGCGCACCAGCAACGCGAACGTGTCACGGCTGGGCCACCTCACGGGCCTGAAGGGGCTCAAGCCCCAGCGCGCGGTGGAGCTGGTGCCATACCTGGCCACGCGCGGCATCCTCCGGCCGCAGTTCTCGGACGAGTCCGTGCCCCGCCCGCGCCTCGTCGATCCGACGTTGGATGTGGGGCTGGACATGAGGGCGGCGCTCACCAGCGAGCTGGCGCTCACCGCCACCTTCAACCCGGACTTCGGCCAGGTGGAGGCGGACCAGCTCATCCTCAACCTGTCCACCTTCGAGGCCTTCTTCCCGGAGAAGCGCCCCTTCTTCACCCAGGGCCTGGAGCTGTTCCAGGCGGTGGGCAGCTCGACGGGACAGGTGCCGCAGTCGCTCTTCTACTCGCGGCGCATCGGCCTGGAGACGCCCATCCTCGGCGCGGCGAAGCTGACGGGCACGGTGGCCAAGGGCGTGGAGGTGGGGCTGCTGGATGCGCTCGTCACCGGGCCGTGGCTGGAGCAGGACGAGGAGCACCCGGACCGGCACTGGCGGATGTACTCCTCCCGGCCGCTGCACGTGGGCCCCAACAGCTCGCTGCCCACCAACCCGCAGCCTCCCACCAACTTCCTGGCCGCGGTGGCGCGAGGCTCGGTGGGGGAGAACTCGCGCATCGGCGCCACCTTCACCTCGGCCACGCCCCTGGCGCGCAGGTGCACGCCAGAGGAGGCCGCGCTGGACGAGGACGATCAGCCCGCGGAGTGTCTGGCCCGCGGAGGCCTGGCGGCGGCGGCGGACTTCGACCTGGCCACCTCCAACGGCGAGTACGGCGTGCTGGGGCAGGTGGACGGCAGCCGCACCGTGGGAGGGCTCCCGGAGCGCCTCCTCCCGGACGGGACGGTGCTGCGCCCGGGCACCACCGGCTATGGCGGCTACCTGCGCGCGGGGAAGTTCGGCGGCGAGGGCTTCCGCTGGGACGTGGCCTACGACTTCTCCTCTCCCACGCTGGATTTGAACGCCACCGGCTACCAGCGCACGCAGAACGAGCACTCGGCGCAAGGCTGGCTGGGCTACCAGCGCCCCAACGGCATCGGCCCGCTCCGGGGGCTCTCCGTCAACCTCGGGGGCGGCTCGAGCCTGACGTCGGACGGACGAGGCATCAACCGGGGAAGCTGGATGAACTTCAACTCCACCCTGACGCTCCCCAGCTTCGACTCGGTCGGCCTGGAGGCTGGCACGAACGTGGGCGGCTACGACATCCGCGAGCTGGACGACACCGGCGTGCCGCTGCAGCGCGAGGTGTCCACCTTCGCCGCGCTCTTCTGGGAGACGAATGGCAACCGGACGCTCTCCCTCAAAGGCTTCCTCGCCCTGGGCCACCACGACCGGGGCCCGGCACCGGGCGCCTGGGGCTGGGGTGGGAACCTGGCCCTCTCGCTGCGGCCCCACCCCGCGCTGGAGACGCGGCTGGAGGTGACGACGGACCGCACCGAGTTCGCCCCGCGCTTCGTGGATCGGCTGGGGGACTTCCGCTTCCTGCTGGGCAACCTGCAGTCCAACTACCTCTCCTTCACCCTGCGCCAGCAGTGGGTGCTGCGCCCGCACCTCACGCTGCAGGGCTATGCCCAGCTCTTCACCGACTACGGCGTCTACGGCCCCTTCTTCGAGGCCGAGTCCGACGCGGCGCGCAGCCCCATCCGCTTCTCCGCGATGCGGCCCACCGAGGGCGGCCCGGGGGACAACTTCTACGACGTGGCGCTCAACCTCAACGTGGTGCTGCGCTGGGAGTACCGGCTGGGCTCCACCCTCTTCTTCGTCTACACGCGCTCGCAGCAGGGCCTGCCCACCCCGGAGGACGTGACGGCGCCGGCCACGCTGCTGCCTCGGCGCATGTTCTCCGGCC encodes the following:
- a CDS encoding DUF5916 domain-containing protein, giving the protein MLRRGLGLGLLLCAMTAEAAVEGPGRNQFIQAAPAHGKVHIDGKLNEEAWFQAPVFDAFVQRFPTAGAIPSERTELRVLYDSDFVYFGIVSRDSKPELIDRRLGRRDTSLTTDMVQLIIDSTHDHRTAYSFSLSAGGVHGDGLFYDDRNYTVDWDGVWDGATSSLPDGWVAEFAIPLSVLRFPASEVQTWGFSVRRQIARLNEEIESVDNPRTSNANVSRLGHLTGLKGLKPQRAVELVPYLATRGILRPQFSDESVPRPRLVDPTLDVGLDMRAALTSELALTATFNPDFGQVEADQLILNLSTFEAFFPEKRPFFTQGLELFQAVGSSTGQVPQSLFYSRRIGLETPILGAAKLTGTVAKGVEVGLLDALVTGPWLEQDEEHPDRHWRMYSSRPLHVGPNSSLPTNPQPPTNFLAAVARGSVGENSRIGATFTSATPLARRCTPEEAALDEDDQPAECLARGGLAAAADFDLATSNGEYGVLGQVDGSRTVGGLPERLLPDGTVLRPGTTGYGGYLRAGKFGGEGFRWDVAYDFSSPTLDLNATGYQRTQNEHSAQGWLGYQRPNGIGPLRGLSVNLGGGSSLTSDGRGINRGSWMNFNSTLTLPSFDSVGLEAGTNVGGYDIRELDDTGVPLQREVSTFAALFWETNGNRTLSLKGFLALGHHDRGPAPGAWGWGGNLALSLRPHPALETRLEVTTDRTEFAPRFVDRLGDFRFLLGNLQSNYLSFTLRQQWVLRPHLTLQGYAQLFTDYGVYGPFFEAESDAARSPIRFSAMRPTEGGPGDNFYDVALNLNVVLRWEYRLGSTLFFVYTRSQQGLPTPEDVTAPATLLPRRMFSGPATDAVLLKWSYYWTA